A region from the Engraulis encrasicolus isolate BLACKSEA-1 chromosome 18, IST_EnEncr_1.0, whole genome shotgun sequence genome encodes:
- the LOC134468197 gene encoding fibrinogen-like protein 1 → MEYCELRLELDDEEEGVAHRVSDSPPCGEYSNRVQEDGMCRLVATLPQSDEGQRCPDMFRCSDEVAVWLRENEERKQNILALKETVSELQEELRNHRHRLKVLELQNEERNRGNVSLEQRVRELEGQFVAASSLLHLQGELLRELRVQVGNLSVQVDTVRRNPGCMINIVKTNTHTTAQEALHPEVQHVRNCPIDCASIFYNGVRRSGIFTVVPSLGARPVEVYCDMDTDGGGWTVIQRRVDGSVSFDRGWREYTDGFGDLHGEYWLGNSHIHDLSSQGDYTLRIDLEDWSGQHKYALYQSFSVEDEATQFRLHVSGFSGTVEDSFSWYHDKQAFSTPDTGSVCAEISHAGWWFNQCYYANLNGLYYKGGRYSPRTKNPLGPDGIVWFTWRDSDYYSLRKTAMMIRPRTFRPHLSP, encoded by the exons ATGGAGTACTGTGAGCTGAGACTGGAGCT agatgatgaagaggagggcgTGGCTCATCGCGTCTCAGATTCGCCCCCGTGTGGCGAGTACAGTAACCGCGTGCAGGAGGACGGCATGTGCCGCCTGGTGGCCACGCTACCGCAGAGCGACGAGGGCCAGCGCTGTCCCGACATGTTCCGCTGCTCGGACGAGGTTGCCGTCTGGCTGCGCGAGAACGAGGAGCGCAAGCAGAACATTCTGGCGCTCAAGGAGACCGTCTCGGAACTCCAGGAGGAGCTACGGAACCACAGGCACCGCCTCAAAGTTCTGGAACTAcag aatgagGAGCGTAACCGTGGTAACGTGTCCCTGGAGCAGCGGGTGCGAGAGCTCGAGGGCCAGTTTGTAGCCGCATCGTCACTACTCCACCTCCAGGGGGAGCTGCTGAGAGAACTAcgagtacag gtgggtaATTTGAGTGTGCAGGTGGATACAGTTCGCCGGAACCCTGGCTGCATGATCAACATCgtcaaaaccaacacacacaccactgcccagGAAGCCCTGCACccag agGTGCAGCATGTTAGGAATTGTCCCATAGACTGCGCCTCCATCTTTTATAATGGCGTGCGGCGTTCCGGAATCTTCACGGTGGTTCCATCGCTAGGGGCGAGGCCAGTGGAGGTCTACTGTGACATGGACACCGATG GTGGTGGTTGGACAGTGATCCAGCGTCGCGTGGACGGCTCTGTGAGTTTCGACCGCGGTTGGCGTGAGTACACGGACGGCTTTGGCGACCTGCACGGGGAGTATTGGCTGGGGAACTCGCACATCCACGACCTCTCCAGCCAGGGGGACTACACACTGCGCATAGACCTGGAGGACTGGAGCGGACAACACAAATATGCACTCTACCAGAgcttcag TGTTGAAGACGAGGCTACGCAGTTTCGTCTGCACGTGTCAGGCTTTAGCGGTACAGTGGAGGACTCGTTCAGCTGGTACCATGACAAGCAGGCCTTCAGCACCCCCGATACAGGCAGCGTCTGTGCAGAGATCTCACACGCTGGCTGGTGGTTTAACCAGTGCTACTACGCTAACCTCAACGGACTGTACTACAAg ggAGGTCGGTACTCTCCTCGTACGAAGAACCCACTGGGCCCCGACGGCATCGTCTGGTTCACCTGGAGGGACTCTGACTACTACTCGCTACGCAAGACGGCCATGATGATACGACCTCGCACGTTTAGACCTCACCTGagtccataa